Proteins from a genomic interval of Treponema succinifaciens DSM 2489:
- a CDS encoding phenylacetate--CoA ligase family protein: MKLNEKQLAQVDRQIKRLVAGDSYYGKILKEKKITGVSSQEEFEALPFSSKDDLRNAYPLGIQAVPDEEIVRIHSSSGTTGKPVIIPYTAKDVDDWAAMFARCYEVAGITKNDRIQITAGYGLWTAGIGFQAGCEKLGAMAIPMGPGNTEKQIQMMQDLKSTVLTATSSYALLLAEEINKRGLKDKIYLKKGVFGSERWSEKMRKYIKDELGVELYDIYGLTEIYGPGIGINCEKESGIHYWDDYIYIEIIDPKTGKTLPDGEEGEIVITTLVKEGAPLLRFRTHDISRIIPEKCSCGRCYPRIDMIKGRSDDMFKVHGVNIFPSQVEELLQNVDGVSSEYSIAIAHDDEINKDIMILTAEAEGRVNFEETAKKIGEMFKSKIGVTPKITIVPVGTLPRSEKKTKRVTDYRDN, translated from the coding sequence ATGAAATTAAATGAAAAGCAGCTTGCTCAAGTTGACAGGCAGATTAAGCGTCTTGTTGCAGGCGACAGTTACTACGGAAAAATTTTGAAAGAGAAAAAAATTACCGGCGTTTCAAGTCAGGAAGAATTTGAAGCTCTTCCGTTTTCCAGTAAGGATGATTTGCGCAATGCATATCCGCTTGGAATTCAGGCTGTGCCGGATGAAGAAATTGTTAGAATCCATTCATCGTCAGGAACAACAGGAAAACCGGTTATAATTCCGTATACTGCAAAAGATGTTGACGATTGGGCTGCTATGTTCGCGAGATGCTATGAAGTTGCCGGAATCACAAAAAATGACAGAATTCAAATTACGGCTGGCTACGGACTTTGGACAGCGGGAATCGGATTTCAGGCTGGATGTGAAAAACTTGGCGCAATGGCAATTCCGATGGGACCGGGCAATACGGAAAAACAGATTCAGATGATGCAGGATTTAAAATCCACTGTTTTAACTGCGACTTCATCTTATGCGCTTTTGCTTGCGGAAGAAATCAACAAGCGCGGACTGAAAGATAAAATTTATTTGAAAAAGGGCGTGTTCGGTTCTGAACGCTGGTCTGAAAAAATGCGCAAATATATCAAAGATGAGCTTGGTGTTGAGCTTTACGATATTTATGGACTTACAGAAATTTACGGACCGGGAATCGGAATTAACTGCGAAAAAGAAAGCGGTATTCATTATTGGGATGACTACATTTATATAGAAATAATCGATCCAAAAACCGGAAAAACTTTGCCGGACGGAGAAGAAGGCGAAATCGTAATTACAACTCTCGTAAAGGAAGGTGCACCGCTTTTAAGATTCAGAACACACGACATTTCAAGAATCATTCCTGAAAAATGCAGCTGCGGAAGATGCTATCCGCGAATCGACATGATAAAGGGAAGAAGCGATGATATGTTTAAAGTTCACGGCGTAAATATATTCCCAAGCCAAGTTGAAGAGTTGCTGCAAAATGTTGACGGAGTTTCGAGCGAATATTCAATTGCGATTGCGCACGATGATGAAATCAACAAGGACATTATGATTCTTACTGCGGAAGCCGAGGGCAGAGTGAATTTTGAAGAAACCGCAAAAAAAATCGGTGAAATGTTCAAGTCGAAAATCGGTGTAACTCCAAAGATTACAATTGTTCCGGTCGGTACTCTTCCACGCAGCGAAAAGAAAACAAAACGCGTAACCGACTACCGCGACAACTGA
- a CDS encoding endonuclease/exonuclease/phosphatase family protein, with amino-acid sequence MRKINFNKQFKFYAVLWILFLPFFACCDSGKSEVKIANWNVQTFFDANNDGTEYSEFAKSKTWGEEMYKERLKRLCSVIKKLDADIFIMEELENSNVLFDISNFLAGEWNPRKIYRYACFSKNEGGAIGCGVLSRIPLQKMNLHSLDIRTENEKMPRTRPLSKIEIKLKEKTLSIFVNHWKSKSGGEEKTEKWRNREECVLSFFMSHALNEGKAVFAVGDFNRDINDFCVKKNGNVLLRAWHGKLLGDEGLLVKSTWFDENENLIEPGSYYFREEWSRIDNIFYSGKIEVEDFFPATEGFWCNENSIPYKYSLWNGRGYSDHLPLVCKVRLLN; translated from the coding sequence ATGAGGAAAATTAATTTCAACAAGCAATTTAAATTTTATGCTGTTTTGTGGATTTTATTTCTGCCGTTTTTTGCCTGCTGTGATTCCGGCAAGTCTGAGGTAAAAATTGCAAACTGGAATGTCCAGACTTTTTTTGATGCGAACAATGACGGAACAGAATATTCTGAATTCGCCAAAAGCAAAACCTGGGGAGAGGAAATGTACAAGGAGCGGCTCAAGCGGCTTTGTTCCGTTATAAAAAAACTTGACGCTGATATTTTTATAATGGAAGAACTTGAAAATTCAAATGTTCTTTTTGACATAAGCAATTTTCTTGCAGGCGAATGGAATCCGCGGAAAATCTACAGATATGCTTGCTTTTCAAAAAACGAAGGCGGCGCAATTGGGTGCGGAGTTCTTTCAAGAATTCCATTGCAAAAAATGAATTTGCATTCGCTCGACATAAGAACTGAAAATGAAAAAATGCCTCGAACAAGACCTTTGTCAAAAATTGAAATAAAATTAAAAGAAAAAACTTTGAGCATTTTTGTAAACCACTGGAAAAGCAAAAGCGGAGGAGAAGAAAAAACTGAAAAGTGGCGAAACCGTGAAGAATGCGTTCTTTCATTTTTTATGAGCCATGCATTAAATGAAGGCAAAGCTGTTTTCGCAGTTGGAGATTTCAACCGGGACATAAATGATTTTTGCGTAAAGAAAAACGGAAATGTACTGCTTAGAGCCTGGCACGGAAAGCTTCTTGGCGATGAAGGACTTTTGGTAAAATCAACTTGGTTTGATGAAAATGAAAACTTAATAGAGCCTGGAAGCTATTATTTCAGAGAAGAATGGTCGCGCATAGACAATATTTTTTATTCAGGGAAAATAGAAGTTGAAGATTTTTTTCCTGCGACAGAAGGATTTTGGTGCAACGAAAATTCAATTCCGTACAAATATTCACTTTGGAACGGAAGAGGATACAGCGACCATCTTCCGCTTGTATGCAAAGTACGGCTTTTAAATTAA
- a CDS encoding redox-sensing transcriptional repressor Rex has translation MKDIPLPTKRRLVLLERLLSGYKEKNITSQKIQELTGWTSAVVRRDISALKLNCGATNGYKVEELKSHLEKMFGEKKESLRCCIVGLGRMGQALLDTSELYDSPFKIVAGFDSSVNKTEVLSSSFPLHPTTLMKKIIHEEEISYAILTVDSDEAQPLTDLLIDCGIKGIVNYTPCVLKVPIEVPIENVSLLTALETLAIN, from the coding sequence ATGAAAGACATTCCTTTGCCAACGAAACGCAGGCTTGTTCTTTTGGAGCGGCTGCTTTCAGGATATAAAGAAAAAAACATAACTTCGCAAAAAATTCAGGAGCTTACCGGCTGGACTTCTGCAGTTGTCCGTCGTGATATTTCGGCTTTAAAATTGAACTGCGGCGCAACGAACGGCTACAAGGTTGAAGAGCTAAAGTCTCATCTTGAAAAAATGTTCGGTGAAAAAAAAGAAAGCTTGCGGTGCTGCATTGTTGGTCTTGGAAGAATGGGGCAGGCACTGCTGGACACTTCGGAGCTTTATGATTCGCCATTTAAAATCGTAGCCGGATTTGACTCAAGCGTGAATAAAACTGAAGTTCTAAGTTCATCGTTTCCGCTTCATCCCACGACTTTGATGAAAAAAATTATCCATGAAGAAGAAATTTCCTATGCGATTCTTACCGTTGATTCAGATGAAGCCCAGCCGCTTACTGATTTGCTTATTGACTGCGGAATAAAGGGAATTGTGAATTACACGCCTTGTGTTTTAAAAGTTCCGATCGAAGTTCCAATAGAAAATGTAAGCCTTTTGACTGCTCTTGAAACTCTGGCTATAAACTGA
- a CDS encoding MFS transporter codes for MASLLLAVIYVAFISLGLPDPLLGSAWPSMYKDFGVDISFAGIIAMIIASGTVFSSLMSDWFTKKAGVGKVMVISVATTALALFGFSISTSFWMLCIWSIPYGLGAGSVDAALNNYVALNYKSRHMSWLHCMWGVGTAIGPSIMGFALAGQHGWNYGYRYIAIFQTALTVILVASVPLWKKNKAQSDLHESEKNERPLSLRQIFLIPGAKEVMIAFFCYSTLEQTTGLWAGSYLALYENVSPEKAAFFAGMFYIGITAGRAISGFLTMKMNDTQMIRLGQIFALAGVVAVILPFGQISTIGGLVTIGLGCAPIYPCIIHSTPAHFGADKSQAIIGIQMASAYTGTTLMPPLFGMIASKTTIALYPFCLLLALALLFIMHEKLVKKTSEV; via the coding sequence ATGGCATCGCTTCTTCTTGCTGTGATTTATGTGGCTTTTATAAGTCTTGGGCTTCCTGACCCATTGCTTGGTTCTGCATGGCCTTCTATGTACAAGGATTTTGGCGTTGACATTTCTTTTGCTGGAATTATTGCGATGATTATTGCCTCAGGAACTGTTTTTTCAAGCCTTATGAGCGACTGGTTTACAAAAAAAGCCGGTGTTGGAAAAGTCATGGTGATAAGTGTGGCTACAACAGCTCTTGCGCTTTTTGGATTTTCAATAAGCACTTCATTTTGGATGCTTTGTATTTGGTCTATTCCTTATGGACTTGGAGCCGGAAGTGTGGATGCGGCACTTAATAATTATGTCGCCCTTAATTACAAAAGCCGACACATGAGCTGGCTTCATTGTATGTGGGGAGTAGGAACTGCGATTGGTCCTTCTATAATGGGATTTGCGTTGGCTGGTCAGCACGGATGGAATTATGGCTACAGATATATTGCGATTTTTCAGACTGCGCTTACGGTGATTCTTGTTGCTTCAGTTCCGCTTTGGAAAAAAAATAAAGCCCAATCTGATTTGCATGAATCTGAAAAAAATGAAAGGCCACTTTCCTTGCGTCAGATTTTTTTAATTCCAGGCGCAAAGGAAGTTATGATTGCATTTTTTTGCTACAGCACGCTTGAACAGACAACTGGACTTTGGGCAGGAAGCTATCTTGCGCTTTATGAAAATGTTTCTCCTGAAAAAGCCGCTTTTTTTGCAGGAATGTTCTACATTGGAATTACAGCAGGACGCGCCATCAGCGGATTTTTAACAATGAAAATGAATGACACTCAAATGATTCGGCTTGGACAAATTTTTGCGCTTGCAGGAGTTGTCGCAGTAATTTTGCCTTTTGGACAAATTTCCACAATTGGAGGACTTGTAACAATCGGACTTGGATGCGCGCCGATTTATCCATGCATAATACATTCCACTCCAGCGCATTTTGGAGCAGACAAGTCTCAGGCAATAATTGGAATTCAGATGGCAAGTGCTTATACCGGCACAACTTTAATGCCGCCGTTGTTTGGAATGATTGCATCAAAAACTACAATTGCTTTGTATCCTTTTTGTCTTTTACTTGCCCTTGCGCTTCTTTTTATTATGCATGAAAAACTTGTAAAGAAAACTTCGGAAGTTTAA
- a CDS encoding ISAs1 family transposase: MVKFPLGGIMLLRESLEEIDDFRVKRCRKFELADIFLLVLFGLLSGIKDIEHIAEWAEEAEESIKGLVKFEFGPPSADTILRVFRNVNADKIEKVFIKWAHGIYEKVKIEPDRTIVAIDGKTMCGSNKVTGAKGIHIVSAWADELSLILGQVKTDEKSNEITAIPELLELIDIRGMIITIDAMGCQKKICEKIKEKKADYVLSLKGNQSTTHEAVKDFFSMDEKELAKYGVIKSEKECNPDHGRIENRQYYLCTNLSWLENKDEWPGLKAVAMAREERTVNRKNFHRHQVFSNFT, encoded by the coding sequence ATGGTAAAATTCCCCTTGGGTGGAATTATGCTTTTAAGAGAAAGTCTGGAAGAAATAGACGATTTTAGAGTAAAAAGGTGCAGGAAGTTTGAACTGGCTGATATTTTCCTGCTGGTTTTGTTCGGGCTGCTAAGCGGCATCAAGGACATTGAGCACATAGCTGAATGGGCGGAGGAAGCGGAAGAGTCCATCAAGGGGCTGGTGAAGTTTGAGTTCGGTCCGCCAAGTGCCGACACAATTCTCCGGGTTTTCAGAAATGTGAACGCAGATAAAATCGAGAAAGTTTTTATAAAGTGGGCTCATGGAATTTACGAGAAAGTAAAAATTGAACCGGACAGAACAATTGTTGCCATCGACGGAAAGACGATGTGCGGCTCAAACAAGGTCACGGGAGCAAAGGGAATTCACATTGTAAGTGCATGGGCAGATGAACTGTCCCTCATTCTTGGGCAGGTAAAGACAGATGAAAAGTCAAATGAAATCACTGCAATTCCTGAGCTTCTGGAACTGATTGATATAAGGGGAATGATAATCACAATCGATGCAATGGGCTGCCAGAAAAAAATCTGCGAGAAAATTAAGGAAAAAAAAGCAGACTATGTTCTTTCTTTGAAAGGAAATCAAAGCACGACACACGAAGCCGTAAAAGACTTTTTCTCTATGGATGAAAAGGAGCTTGCAAAATACGGAGTTATAAAAAGCGAAAAGGAATGTAATCCTGACCATGGACGAATTGAAAACAGGCAGTATTACCTGTGCACGAACCTGTCGTGGCTGGAGAATAAAGATGAGTGGCCGGGACTTAAGGCTGTTGCCATGGCACGGGAAGAACGGACTGTAAATAGGAAAAACTTCCACAGACATCAGGTTTTTTCTAACTTCACTTGA
- a CDS encoding B12-binding domain-containing radical SAM protein — MNVIVIQPPLVQLNSPYPSGAYLKSFFNKNGHNAVWHDLSVQLVHSIFSKNGLKKLFELSKENAMKIASTAEKNGEFATAKNLRRYIFQSDLWIEWIEFIMSTLCGKQNPSAHELCHRFILSPYTPRGNRMENYIENLDREPTINDTRNIASLALEDLADYISVAFDKSFSLVRYAESIAVNETSLSQIEEKLNSPILTTFYTEVLEAAFSKTSITENKKTLVCISVPFAGTFTSALFTAKYLRKKYGEKIFICFGGGFINTELREFNDSSFFKYADAISYDRGYGSYKNFFDVFPDGKISEEKHIYKMRLFTKEKVIEPLLSSLKYEKFENEQTSLIVPDYSETDFSIYPRVADDENPMQRLWSDGAWMKAYLAHGCYWHKCAFCDVSLDYVASYRLVQIENLFHGLKSQSEKNGIHGIHFVDEAMPPAAMLKFSKLNLKHSASFSFWGNVRFEKIYSRDIAEFLSSGGLIGVSGGIEIATGTGLDSISKGTDLDSIVSACCAFKEAGILIHAYMIYGYFGETEQDTINSMETLRQLYAAGLLDSCFWHKFVLTRHSRIYSEWKEGLHKNLNPFAPKNSGVFAKNGLHFKDEEKSAKFGNGLYAALQSWMHRENLNVPVEKWFEFKVPRPNVPKDLISKSIEKYEERRNKEWNFPLNVKKLFWLAGNAIFCENKFLWNYMHEDFKIPVNISSQEKEEFFHALYCLSPKSFDSSFMENLIQKNPKVKKILRALRGKGLVML, encoded by the coding sequence ATGAATGTAATTGTAATCCAGCCGCCTTTAGTTCAGCTTAATTCCCCATACCCATCTGGAGCATATTTAAAATCTTTTTTCAATAAAAACGGACACAATGCCGTATGGCACGATTTAAGTGTGCAGCTCGTACATTCAATTTTTTCAAAAAACGGACTGAAAAAACTTTTTGAACTTTCAAAAGAAAATGCAATGAAGATTGCTTCCACCGCAGAAAAAAACGGAGAGTTCGCAACTGCAAAAAATTTAAGACGATATATTTTTCAAAGCGATTTATGGATTGAATGGATTGAGTTTATAATGTCAACTTTATGCGGAAAACAAAATCCAAGCGCACACGAACTTTGCCACAGATTTATTTTAAGTCCATACACTCCGCGCGGAAACCGCATGGAAAACTACATAGAAAATCTTGACAGAGAGCCAACTATAAACGACACAAGAAATATTGCAAGCCTTGCCCTTGAAGATTTGGCTGACTACATTTCAGTTGCGTTCGATAAAAGCTTTTCACTCGTGCGCTACGCAGAAAGCATTGCTGTAAACGAAACTTCTCTTAGTCAAATTGAAGAAAAACTTAACTCACCGATTTTGACAACTTTTTACACGGAAGTTCTGGAAGCCGCGTTTTCAAAAACATCTATTACTGAAAATAAAAAAACGCTTGTATGCATTTCTGTGCCGTTCGCGGGAACTTTTACTTCAGCTCTTTTCACGGCAAAATATCTGCGGAAAAAATATGGCGAAAAAATTTTTATTTGTTTTGGCGGCGGGTTTATAAACACAGAGCTTAGAGAATTCAACGATAGTTCATTTTTTAAATACGCAGATGCAATAAGCTACGACAGAGGCTACGGTTCATACAAAAATTTCTTTGATGTATTTCCAGACGGAAAAATTTCAGAAGAAAAGCATATTTACAAAATGCGTCTGTTTACAAAAGAAAAAGTCATAGAGCCATTGCTGTCATCTTTGAAATACGAAAAATTTGAAAACGAGCAGACATCGTTAATTGTTCCTGATTATTCAGAAACGGATTTTTCTATTTATCCGCGTGTTGCCGATGATGAAAATCCAATGCAGCGTTTGTGGTCGGACGGAGCCTGGATGAAAGCTTATCTTGCACACGGATGCTACTGGCACAAATGCGCGTTCTGCGATGTAAGCCTTGACTATGTTGCATCCTACAGGCTTGTTCAAATTGAAAATCTTTTTCACGGATTAAAATCACAATCAGAAAAAAATGGAATACACGGAATTCATTTTGTTGACGAAGCAATGCCTCCAGCCGCAATGTTAAAATTTTCCAAGTTAAATTTAAAGCATTCCGCATCTTTTTCATTTTGGGGAAACGTAAGATTTGAAAAAATTTATTCCCGTGACATAGCAGAATTCTTATCATCCGGCGGACTTATTGGAGTTTCCGGCGGAATTGAAATTGCAACAGGAACAGGCTTAGACAGTATAAGCAAGGGAACAGATTTGGATTCAATTGTAAGTGCGTGCTGTGCATTCAAGGAAGCAGGCATTTTAATTCACGCATACATGATTTACGGCTACTTTGGAGAAACTGAGCAAGACACAATAAATTCCATGGAAACTTTACGGCAGCTTTATGCGGCAGGACTTCTTGACTCATGCTTCTGGCACAAATTTGTCTTAACAAGACATTCAAGAATTTATTCGGAATGGAAAGAAGGACTTCACAAAAACTTAAATCCATTCGCTCCCAAAAATTCTGGAGTATTTGCAAAAAATGGACTGCACTTTAAAGATGAAGAAAAATCCGCAAAATTCGGAAACGGACTTTATGCTGCACTTCAAAGCTGGATGCACAGAGAAAATTTAAATGTTCCTGTTGAAAAATGGTTTGAATTTAAAGTTCCTCGTCCAAATGTTCCAAAAGACTTAATTTCAAAATCAATTGAAAAATATGAAGAACGCCGCAACAAAGAATGGAATTTTCCGTTAAATGTAAAAAAACTTTTTTGGCTTGCAGGAAATGCCATTTTCTGTGAAAACAAGTTTTTGTGGAACTATATGCATGAAGATTTTAAAATCCCTGTAAATATTTCATCACAGGAAAAAGAAGAATTTTTTCATGCGCTTTATTGCCTTTCACCTAAAAGTTTTGACAGTTCATTCATGGAAAATCTTATTCAGAAAAATCCGAAAGTAAAAAAAATCCTTCGCGCGCTAAGAGGCAAAGGACTTGTAATGCTTTAG
- the rlmB gene encoding 23S rRNA (guanosine(2251)-2'-O)-methyltransferase RlmB, with the protein MSKNIYTGFHAVEEKVKLYSVSKPKEISLKIFYSKPGPRIKKIISLAKDSNFEVSLVNEKELDSMVSSLPETARDHRGIILLVEGEKENSKNQIQLEQWITCCPENAVVIVLDSVTDPHNVGAILRSCDQFGASLMVVPDHRSADINNNEIIARASAGASSWVDVAKVPNLVRAVQILKSAGFWIYGADAGGTTLSKIKFPKKTCIIMGSEGSGIARLLQEQCDEIVSIPTCGKIDSLNVSVAAGVLLYEAYRQKLEN; encoded by the coding sequence ATGTCAAAAAATATTTATACAGGCTTTCATGCTGTAGAAGAAAAAGTCAAGCTGTATTCAGTTTCTAAACCTAAAGAAATCAGCTTGAAAATTTTTTATTCAAAGCCAGGACCAAGAATCAAAAAAATAATTTCACTTGCAAAGGATTCAAATTTTGAAGTTTCACTTGTGAATGAAAAAGAACTTGACTCAATGGTTTCTTCACTTCCAGAAACTGCTCGTGATCACCGCGGAATTATTCTTTTAGTTGAAGGCGAAAAAGAAAATTCAAAAAATCAAATTCAGCTTGAGCAGTGGATTACTTGCTGTCCGGAAAATGCTGTTGTTATTGTTCTTGATAGTGTTACCGATCCGCATAATGTCGGCGCGATTTTGCGTTCATGTGATCAGTTCGGTGCAAGCCTTATGGTTGTTCCAGATCATCGAAGTGCGGACATAAACAATAACGAAATAATTGCACGTGCGAGCGCGGGAGCTTCTTCTTGGGTTGATGTTGCAAAAGTTCCAAATCTTGTCCGTGCAGTTCAGATTTTAAAGTCAGCCGGATTTTGGATTTACGGAGCAGATGCAGGTGGAACAACTCTTTCAAAAATAAAATTTCCAAAAAAAACTTGTATCATAATGGGAAGCGAAGGTAGCGGAATTGCCCGGCTTTTGCAGGAACAGTGTGACGAAATTGTTTCCATTCCAACTTGCGGAAAAATTGACAGCCTGAATGTTTCTGTTGCGGCCGGAGTTCTTCTTTATGAAGCCTACAGACAAAAACTGGAAAATTAA
- a CDS encoding indolepyruvate oxidoreductase subunit beta yields the protein MSVNILICGIGGQGTVLAAKLLDQAALLCGLTVHSAETIGMAQRGGSVVSHVRIGENCWSPLITLGQADMIISFEMTEAVRNIQYLKRGGTIVVNKKVTLSSVCAGKENSADENSLLEFLNKNCGSVCVVDSEKICCELGTSKVVNTILLGAAASRGINGISIEKIKEALRTTVKPALVDINIKALEKGFGGKI from the coding sequence ATGAGTGTGAATATTTTGATATGCGGAATCGGCGGACAGGGAACTGTTCTTGCCGCTAAACTTTTAGATCAGGCAGCTCTTCTTTGCGGACTTACGGTTCATTCTGCGGAAACAATCGGAATGGCTCAGCGCGGCGGTTCAGTCGTAAGCCACGTCAGAATCGGCGAGAACTGCTGGTCGCCTCTCATTACGCTCGGCCAGGCGGACATGATTATTTCTTTTGAAATGACAGAAGCTGTAAGAAACATTCAGTATTTAAAACGCGGCGGAACAATTGTTGTTAATAAAAAAGTTACGTTGTCTTCAGTTTGTGCCGGAAAGGAAAATTCAGCTGATGAAAATTCGCTTTTGGAATTCCTGAATAAAAACTGCGGTTCGGTTTGCGTTGTTGATTCAGAAAAGATTTGCTGCGAGCTTGGCACTTCAAAAGTTGTAAACACAATTCTTTTGGGTGCGGCGGCTTCACGCGGAATAAACGGAATCAGCATAGAAAAAATAAAGGAAGCCTTAAGAACAACGGTAAAACCTGCGTTGGTTGACATTAATATAAAAGCACTGGAAAAAGGCTTTGGAGGAAAAATATGA
- a CDS encoding YchJ family protein, which translates to MSDKKNLCPCGSGKDYAECCEKIIKGTEKAKTAEALMRARYTAYVKHEIDFIINSCEKGEKIAEIDRKATEDWSNNSTWHGLKILRTEKGTENDDEGIVEFEAEYTSKGMHDIHHEIGGFKKVNGEWLYSEGMMRPTTVVREGRKIGRNEPCPCGSGKKYKNCCGKN; encoded by the coding sequence ATGAGTGATAAAAAAAATTTGTGTCCATGCGGTTCAGGAAAAGATTATGCTGAATGTTGCGAAAAAATTATTAAGGGCACAGAAAAAGCAAAAACCGCTGAAGCTCTTATGAGGGCGCGCTATACGGCTTATGTAAAGCATGAAATTGATTTCATTATCAACAGCTGCGAGAAAGGTGAAAAAATTGCAGAAATTGACCGCAAGGCAACTGAAGACTGGAGCAACAATAGCACTTGGCATGGCTTGAAAATTCTTCGCACAGAAAAAGGAACAGAAAACGATGACGAGGGTATTGTTGAATTTGAGGCTGAATATACTTCAAAAGGAATGCACGACATTCATCACGAAATCGGAGGTTTTAAAAAAGTAAACGGCGAATGGCTTTACAGTGAAGGCATGATGCGTCCGACAACAGTTGTAAGAGAAGGCAGAAAAATCGGCCGCAATGAACCATGCCCTTGTGGAAGCGGAAAAAAATATAAAAATTGCTGCGGCAAGAATTGA
- the lptB gene encoding LPS export ABC transporter ATP-binding protein codes for MESQNKDKNTLRVSSLYKSFGKKSVVKGVDFSMQTGEVLGLLGPNGAGKTTTFYMIVGFYKPTAGDVFLDEECITQLPMYKRARAGISYLPQEPSVFRKLTVEENIWAILETRKDLTRIEKKRELDQLIEEFNIGRIRKQQAYTLSGGERRRTEIARSLAIEPKFLLLDEPFAGIDPIAVADIKGIIRLLAKRGIGVLITDHNVRDTLEITDRAIIISTGTILVSGGKEEILKSQEAREIYLGKDFSM; via the coding sequence ATGGAATCCCAGAATAAAGATAAAAACACGCTAAGAGTTTCTTCATTATACAAATCATTCGGAAAAAAAAGCGTTGTAAAGGGCGTTGATTTTTCAATGCAGACCGGGGAAGTTCTTGGACTTTTGGGACCAAACGGAGCTGGAAAAACCACAACTTTTTATATGATTGTCGGATTTTACAAGCCAACGGCAGGCGATGTTTTTCTTGATGAAGAATGCATAACGCAACTTCCGATGTACAAGAGGGCAAGAGCAGGAATTTCGTACCTTCCGCAGGAACCTTCAGTTTTTAGAAAACTTACAGTTGAAGAAAATATCTGGGCAATTCTTGAAACACGCAAGGATTTAACTCGAATCGAAAAAAAGCGGGAACTTGACCAGCTTATTGAAGAATTCAATATCGGGCGCATAAGAAAACAGCAGGCATACACTTTGTCTGGCGGAGAACGACGCAGAACTGAAATAGCGCGCTCGCTTGCAATAGAACCGAAGTTTCTGCTTTTAGACGAGCCTTTTGCCGGAATAGACCCGATTGCAGTTGCGGATATAAAAGGAATCATAAGGCTGCTTGCAAAAAGAGGAATCGGCGTTCTTATAACAGACCACAATGTGCGCGACACTTTGGAAATAACCGACCGCGCCATAATAATTTCCACAGGAACAATTCTGGTTTCGGGCGGAAAGGAAGAAATCTTAAAATCGCAGGAAGCCCGAGAAATCTACCTTGGAAAAGACTTTTCAATGTAA